In Syntrophomonas wolfei subsp. wolfei str. Goettingen G311, a single window of DNA contains:
- the ruvX gene encoding Holliday junction resolvase RuvX: protein MRIMGLDLGEKRIGIAFSDPMGWTAQGHSILQRKGLKKDLSYLQELCQEFQVEKIVLGLPLNMNGTMGPKALETQEFARALQEALKIPVDFWDERLSSKSAERVLLEADLSRKRRKELIDKIAAVHILQAYLDGGSLGKDY from the coding sequence ATGCGTATAATGGGGTTGGACCTTGGTGAAAAAAGAATCGGCATTGCCTTCAGTGATCCTATGGGATGGACGGCTCAAGGGCATTCGATTTTGCAGCGAAAAGGGCTGAAGAAAGATTTAAGCTATTTGCAAGAGCTGTGTCAGGAATTTCAGGTTGAGAAGATAGTATTGGGTCTTCCCCTCAACATGAATGGGACTATGGGGCCTAAAGCTCTGGAAACCCAGGAATTTGCCCGGGCCTTGCAGGAGGCATTAAAGATTCCGGTTGATTTCTGGGATGAACGCTTGAGCAGCAAGAGTGCGGAAAGAGTTCTTTTGGAAGCTGATCTTTCGCGCAAAAGGAGAAAAGAACTGATAGATAAAATAGCGGCAGTTCACATACTGCAGGCTTACCTGGACGGGGGTTCTTTGGGGAAGGATTATTAA
- a CDS encoding replication-associated recombination protein A, producing MDLFSLADEKKFDAHAPLAWRMRPRSLDEVVGQEHIIGPDSPLHQAIENDRLQSFVLYGPPGSGKTTIAHIIARTTSSHYAAIKAVSSGVGEIRKIAADAADHLKYYQQSSIIFVDEIHRFNKSQQDVLLPYVEDGTLILIGATTENPLYEINNALLSRMKLYIMEALNANSLRRIVEQALADPERGLGKHNISIDEQSMVMIVQAAQGDARTALNILDTLHNSYSSKDGSLRITPELLEKVTGRLILKYDRSGDYHYDTISAFIKSIRGSDPDAALFWLAVMLEGGEDPKFIARRLIVHAAEDIGLADPYALTLAASTARALEFVGMPEARIPLAEATIYLATAPKSNSSKMAIDKAINTVQNTPRIIVPPHIADSSHSQSASLGKGKGYKYPHDYGGYVKQEYLPQEIEGITLYEPGKNGYEQNIRDFLQKIKKQPPP from the coding sequence ATGGATTTATTTTCGCTCGCCGATGAGAAAAAATTTGATGCCCATGCCCCTTTGGCCTGGCGTATGCGCCCTCGCAGCCTTGATGAAGTTGTAGGTCAAGAGCATATTATCGGGCCGGATTCTCCCTTGCACCAGGCTATAGAAAATGACCGCCTGCAGTCTTTTGTTCTCTATGGTCCTCCCGGCAGCGGCAAAACCACCATTGCTCATATCATTGCCAGAACTACCTCCTCTCATTATGCCGCCATTAAAGCCGTAAGTTCTGGTGTTGGCGAAATACGCAAAATTGCTGCCGATGCCGCCGATCACCTTAAATATTATCAACAATCGAGCATCATCTTTGTTGATGAGATTCACCGTTTTAACAAGTCCCAGCAGGATGTACTACTGCCTTATGTTGAAGACGGCACCCTGATTTTAATCGGGGCTACAACGGAAAACCCCCTCTATGAAATAAACAATGCGCTATTGTCCCGCATGAAGCTTTATATTATGGAAGCTCTAAACGCCAACAGTCTCCGCCGTATTGTCGAACAGGCCCTGGCTGACCCGGAACGAGGCCTGGGAAAGCATAATATAAGTATTGATGAGCAGAGTATGGTCATGATTGTGCAAGCAGCGCAAGGGGATGCCCGTACCGCCCTTAATATCCTGGATACTCTGCATAATTCCTATAGCAGTAAAGACGGTAGTCTAAGGATTACCCCTGAACTGCTGGAGAAAGTCACCGGGCGCCTAATCCTCAAGTATGACCGTAGCGGAGATTACCATTATGATACTATTTCCGCCTTTATTAAAAGCATACGGGGCTCCGACCCGGATGCCGCACTATTCTGGCTGGCTGTAATGCTGGAAGGAGGGGAAGATCCCAAGTTTATTGCGCGCCGGCTTATCGTCCATGCCGCAGAAGATATCGGACTGGCCGACCCCTATGCCCTTACTCTAGCTGCTTCTACCGCCAGGGCCCTGGAGTTCGTAGGGATGCCCGAAGCCCGTATTCCCCTGGCCGAGGCTACCATATACCTGGCTACCGCCCCCAAAAGCAACAGCAGCAAAATGGCTATTGATAAGGCAATTAACACAGTGCAAAACACTCCCCGGATTATTGTTCCACCCCATATCGCCGATAGCTCTCATTCACAGTCGGCATCATTGGGTAAAGGTAAAGGCTATAAGTACCCTCATGATTATGGAGGTTATGTAAAACAGGAATATCTCCCCCAGGAGATTGAGGGGATTACCCTGTACGAACCGGGAAAAAACGGCTATGAGCAGAATATTCGGGATTTCCTGCAGAAAATAAAAAAACAGCCACCCCCATAA
- a CDS encoding AI-2E family transporter — MLPASSKIYRYFFFIVVVLATIYFLFLVREVLLTFFLGAVLAYLLFRPISFLERKGLKRVWAILLLYLLLLTVFSLFFSLAVPAMVVELNQMAGILPDYADQARNMAKSIDGMELGKLTPVLKENLNQIENKLFEGLKNFLGGFYSFLGKFLALAFSPILAFYIINDWEKIRDSFLGLFSPSFRREIKAVLDKIDEALIEFLKGHLIIATFVGIFTGTAAALLGVKFPLLIGLVAGVADLVPYFGAFLGGFFAILIALSESLQLSLYMGLAVVIIQQVESNIITPRIMGGKLGMHPLLIVFALLAGGKLMGIWGMLLAVPLAAALKVVIQWAFLKMVES, encoded by the coding sequence ATGCTGCCCGCCAGTAGTAAGATATATCGATATTTCTTCTTTATTGTGGTGGTCCTGGCCACCATTTATTTTTTATTCCTGGTCAGAGAAGTCTTACTCACCTTTTTTTTGGGGGCCGTTCTGGCTTATTTACTCTTTCGCCCCATATCCTTTTTGGAAAGAAAGGGGTTAAAAAGGGTTTGGGCGATTTTGCTCCTCTACCTGCTGCTGTTGACGGTCTTTTCTCTATTCTTTTCCCTGGCTGTACCGGCCATGGTTGTGGAATTAAACCAGATGGCAGGGATACTGCCCGATTATGCGGATCAGGCGCGGAATATGGCCAAAAGCATAGACGGGATGGAATTAGGCAAGCTGACGCCTGTATTAAAAGAAAACCTTAACCAGATAGAAAATAAGCTCTTTGAGGGCCTGAAGAATTTTTTGGGCGGTTTTTATAGTTTTTTGGGAAAATTTCTGGCCCTGGCTTTTTCCCCAATTCTGGCCTTTTATATAATTAATGACTGGGAAAAAATACGCGATTCTTTCTTAGGCCTTTTCTCCCCTTCCTTCCGCCGGGAGATTAAAGCCGTTCTGGATAAGATAGATGAAGCTTTGATTGAATTTCTTAAAGGGCACCTGATAATTGCCACTTTTGTAGGTATCTTTACCGGAACTGCCGCCGCTTTACTGGGGGTTAAATTCCCCCTCTTGATTGGCTTGGTAGCCGGTGTAGCTGATTTAGTTCCCTATTTTGGCGCTTTTTTGGGCGGCTTTTTTGCGATACTTATCGCCCTTTCCGAATCTTTACAACTCTCACTATACATGGGACTGGCGGTTGTTATTATCCAACAAGTAGAGAGTAATATTATAACTCCCCGGATCATGGGAGGTAAGTTAGGTATGCATCCTCTTCTTATTGTCTTTGCTCTGCTGGCCGGAGGTAAGCTGATGGGCATATGGGGTATGCTCCTGGCCGTGCCCCTGGCTGCTGCTCTGAAGGTTGTCATCCAGTGGGCTTTCTTAAAGATGGTAGAAAGCTAG
- a CDS encoding PRC-barrel domain-containing protein, with protein sequence MKTRNIQHLPVFLASRAEVVAVVQKAVIGDDFGLLYLVVKGEDGKAGLIFRDDFDLTLDAVKIWDLHCIKSYAYGEELSVYEKKLGDTVFDRQGKELGIVSDFILSPTEKQVQGLEISSGTINDILKGRRELSLQEVSWKSVKSGVLAGEGSQEE encoded by the coding sequence TTGAAAACGCGCAACATTCAGCACTTACCTGTTTTTTTAGCCTCCCGGGCAGAAGTGGTTGCGGTGGTGCAAAAGGCGGTTATTGGGGATGATTTTGGACTTCTGTATCTGGTGGTCAAAGGGGAAGATGGTAAAGCCGGGCTTATCTTTCGCGATGATTTTGACTTAACTCTGGATGCAGTAAAGATCTGGGATTTGCACTGTATTAAATCCTATGCCTATGGGGAAGAATTATCAGTATACGAAAAAAAGCTGGGAGATACCGTATTTGACCGGCAGGGCAAAGAACTAGGGATAGTCTCCGATTTTATTCTCTCCCCGACAGAAAAACAGGTTCAGGGCCTGGAGATTTCCTCTGGGACCATTAACGATATTTTAAAGGGAAGAAGAGAATTGTCCCTGCAGGAGGTTTCCTGGAAGAGTGTCAAGAGCGGAGTTCTGGCTGGTGAAGGGAGCCAAGAGGAATGA
- a CDS encoding DUF1292 domain-containing protein, whose protein sequence is MTEEFLEEDFPILVLVDEDGIEHLFELLAELEIENDKYRVLVPLDEEDEEYDEEDGEVVILKVIIDEEGNELLSDIDDETEWEMVVEAWQELVDSEEL, encoded by the coding sequence ATGACCGAAGAATTTTTGGAGGAAGACTTTCCAATTTTGGTACTGGTTGATGAGGATGGAATAGAGCACCTGTTTGAGCTGCTGGCTGAATTGGAAATCGAGAATGATAAGTACCGGGTTCTTGTTCCTCTGGATGAAGAAGATGAGGAATATGATGAAGAAGACGGAGAAGTGGTTATTCTGAAAGTAATTATCGATGAGGAAGGCAATGAACTGTTGAGTGATATCGATGATGAAACAGAATGGGAAATGGTAGTTGAAGCCTGGCAGGAACTCGTGGATAGTGAAGAGCTTTAG
- the mltG gene encoding endolytic transglycosylase MltG, with protein sequence MSEIKLRLEKPKVVAIILAVLFIILAGVFFTGQMIARQYQPVDPSDKTMVDIVIPEKTGARQVADLLYYERLIHKQSVFLAYCQKNGYDSSLKAGHYRFSRSQSLKEIVDDLVQGRIVNISFTIPEGYTLEQIGRLLIKKQLCSQEEWNMSIRQDYDFAFLKALPLENENRLEGFLYPETYFVPEDYNCQQVIVLMLNNFEQVWQKKFAEQAQAKNWSVYHTITLASLIEKEAQVPEERAMIAGVILNRLNAGMLLQIDASVLYALQRHKELVTYADLEVNSPYNTYKYAGLPPGPIACPGEASINAALNPKEHSYYYYVAKGDGSHFFSRTYREHLQAQEKYGQ encoded by the coding sequence ATGAGTGAAATAAAGTTGAGATTGGAGAAACCTAAAGTTGTAGCAATAATACTGGCGGTTCTATTTATAATATTGGCCGGAGTTTTCTTTACCGGACAAATGATTGCCCGCCAGTACCAACCGGTGGATCCTTCTGATAAAACTATGGTGGACATTGTAATTCCGGAAAAAACCGGTGCCAGGCAGGTGGCAGACTTGCTTTATTATGAGCGGTTGATACATAAGCAAAGTGTTTTTCTGGCCTACTGTCAGAAGAATGGTTATGATAGCAGCCTGAAGGCAGGTCACTATCGTTTTAGCCGCAGCCAGTCGCTGAAAGAGATTGTTGATGATCTTGTTCAGGGCCGGATAGTCAATATTTCTTTTACCATTCCCGAAGGTTATACCCTGGAACAAATTGGGCGACTGCTTATTAAGAAACAGCTTTGCAGTCAGGAAGAATGGAATATGAGTATAAGACAGGATTATGATTTTGCTTTTTTAAAAGCTCTTCCTTTAGAAAACGAGAACCGGCTGGAGGGTTTTTTATATCCGGAGACTTATTTTGTTCCCGAAGATTATAATTGCCAGCAGGTAATTGTGCTTATGCTAAACAATTTTGAGCAGGTATGGCAAAAGAAGTTTGCCGAGCAGGCCCAGGCTAAAAATTGGAGTGTTTACCATACCATCACTCTGGCCTCCCTAATAGAAAAAGAAGCTCAGGTGCCGGAAGAAAGAGCGATGATTGCGGGAGTGATACTAAATCGCTTGAATGCCGGTATGCTGTTGCAGATTGACGCCAGTGTACTCTATGCCCTGCAGAGGCATAAGGAGCTGGTCACCTACGCCGATTTGGAAGTAAACTCCCCGTATAATACCTACAAGTATGCCGGTTTGCCTCCGGGTCCAATTGCTTGCCCGGGCGAGGCTTCAATAAATGCCGCTCTTAATCCTAAGGAGCATTCTTATTATTATTATGTTGCCAAAGGAGACGGGAGTCATTTCTTTTCCCGGACTTATAGGGAACATCTGCAGGCGCAGGAAAAATATGGACAATAA
- the mnmA gene encoding tRNA 2-thiouridine(34) synthase MnmA gives MKVAVLMSGGIDSTVSALLLREQGYEVTGLTMVHLEREAGEKAARIANELQIEHKVVDLREPFQSAVVDYFCREYEQGHTPNPCVKCNEEIKFGLLLKAALDLGADKVASGHYARIDYDDKSQCYRLMKGVDPRKDQSYFLYRLKQQQLSRLIFPLGGYRKEEVREMARRYHLQLAEEKESQEVCFIPGDYREFIRPHVSYKEGSFLDRTGKILGRHRGIPFYTIGQRRGLAVSAGRPLYVLKIDPEKNQILLGENEVLFSKLLRFKQNHFICSQDFELLIKVKAKIRYAARESEAILHCIEDDIWELVFDEAQRAATPGQSVVYYQGDYVLGGGTIY, from the coding sequence GTGAAGGTTGCAGTATTGATGAGCGGAGGTATAGATAGTACAGTTTCTGCTTTGCTATTGCGGGAGCAGGGATATGAAGTCACCGGATTAACCATGGTTCACCTGGAGCGGGAAGCCGGGGAAAAAGCCGCCCGGATTGCTAATGAACTGCAAATAGAGCATAAGGTGGTGGATCTGCGGGAGCCTTTTCAGTCAGCCGTGGTGGATTATTTTTGTAGGGAATATGAACAGGGCCATACCCCCAATCCATGTGTAAAATGCAACGAAGAGATTAAGTTTGGCTTGCTGTTAAAGGCCGCGCTGGATTTGGGAGCCGATAAAGTGGCCAGCGGTCATTATGCTCGCATCGATTATGATGACAAGAGTCAATGTTACCGCCTTATGAAAGGCGTAGATCCTCGTAAAGACCAGAGCTACTTTCTTTATCGCTTAAAGCAGCAGCAGTTATCCAGGCTCATCTTTCCCCTGGGTGGATATAGGAAAGAAGAAGTGCGAGAGATGGCCCGCCGCTATCATCTACAGCTGGCAGAGGAAAAAGAAAGCCAGGAAGTATGCTTTATACCTGGGGATTACCGGGAATTCATCCGCCCGCATGTAAGCTATAAAGAAGGTAGTTTCCTGGACCGGACGGGAAAGATACTGGGAAGGCACCGCGGCATTCCCTTTTACACCATTGGCCAGCGCCGGGGATTGGCGGTAAGTGCCGGGCGTCCGCTTTATGTGCTCAAAATTGATCCTGAAAAAAACCAGATTCTGCTGGGGGAGAATGAAGTACTATTCAGCAAGTTGCTTCGCTTTAAACAGAATCATTTTATCTGCTCCCAAGATTTTGAGCTACTCATCAAGGTTAAGGCCAAAATTCGTTATGCGGCCAGGGAGTCAGAAGCTATCTTGCACTGTATCGAGGATGATATCTGGGAACTGGTTTTTGATGAGGCCCAGCGGGCCGCAACACCTGGACAAAGTGTAGTCTATTACCAGGGAGATTATGTTTTAGGCGGGGGGACAATTTATTAA
- a CDS encoding VanW family protein — protein sequence MASERVKTSIFFSLILLLGIASAGAMYFFQVFYKSPYFMPGVKIASTTVGGYTNKQAASRLERDLEDCKKTPVIFYYQGYSFASKLEELSYPINYEEAVNKVWQQEQERDWPSKLTNLDGSREIFYPLKLEYKPEIKAQMIDEWNKVLGVAAEDARLEIDKQKGLVLIPARKGLKVDPEQTFANLPQEWGAMKEIKIPITMQEEWPQVKDEDLSNMGELSSFSTWFNVNEINRSHNLYLASSAINTSMLPPGEIFSFNRRVGERVIETGYRDAMVIVNGKFEPGLGGGVCQVSSTLYNTVLLAGLEIVERHNHALAVAYVPVGRDATVVYGLQDFRFKNNSPYPLYIRAWAQAGKLTMTIYGNLTEKRNINLSTIVDRVIPFKEIRENDPSLNPGQEKIDHAGIQGYVVRSFRNYMDDEGRLLKSEQLASDYYKPLDKLIYVGPGIKVESPPENVDNPENPPNEVEPDPLGDSTGEAAPLVEPGPPETPSPQPENGDEGTPPITI from the coding sequence TTGGCCAGTGAGAGAGTAAAAACAAGCATATTCTTTAGCTTGATATTGTTGCTGGGAATAGCTTCAGCGGGAGCGATGTATTTTTTTCAGGTTTTTTATAAATCACCCTACTTTATGCCGGGGGTCAAGATTGCTTCTACAACGGTAGGGGGATACACTAATAAACAGGCTGCATCAAGACTGGAGCGGGATTTGGAGGACTGCAAAAAAACCCCTGTAATCTTTTATTACCAGGGATATAGTTTTGCCAGTAAACTGGAGGAATTAAGCTATCCTATAAACTATGAGGAAGCAGTTAATAAGGTCTGGCAACAGGAGCAGGAAAGAGATTGGCCCTCCAAGCTTACTAATCTGGATGGTTCCCGGGAAATTTTCTATCCGCTGAAACTGGAATACAAACCGGAGATTAAAGCCCAGATGATTGATGAGTGGAATAAGGTTCTGGGAGTGGCAGCGGAAGATGCCCGCCTGGAGATAGATAAGCAAAAGGGATTGGTATTAATTCCCGCCAGAAAAGGTCTGAAGGTAGATCCTGAGCAGACTTTTGCTAATCTTCCTCAAGAGTGGGGAGCAATGAAAGAAATAAAAATCCCTATCACCATGCAAGAGGAATGGCCGCAGGTGAAGGATGAGGATTTAAGCAATATGGGGGAACTATCCTCATTTTCCACCTGGTTTAATGTTAATGAAATAAACCGTTCCCATAATCTCTACCTGGCATCCTCGGCTATTAACACCTCTATGCTACCACCCGGCGAGATTTTCTCCTTTAACCGTCGGGTGGGGGAGAGAGTTATAGAGACTGGCTATCGTGATGCTATGGTGATTGTCAATGGAAAATTTGAGCCCGGTCTGGGAGGGGGCGTATGTCAGGTTTCATCGACCCTTTATAATACTGTTTTGCTGGCTGGATTGGAGATAGTGGAGAGGCACAATCATGCCCTGGCAGTGGCCTATGTTCCGGTGGGGCGGGATGCCACCGTAGTCTACGGATTGCAGGATTTTCGTTTTAAGAACAACAGCCCCTATCCGCTTTATATTAGGGCCTGGGCTCAGGCGGGCAAACTTACCATGACTATATATGGCAACCTGACGGAAAAAAGGAATATCAATTTATCTACTATTGTAGACCGGGTCATTCCGTTCAAAGAGATACGGGAAAACGACCCCAGCCTTAATCCAGGCCAGGAAAAGATTGACCATGCCGGTATTCAGGGCTATGTAGTCAGATCATTTCGCAATTATATGGATGATGAGGGCCGCTTGCTTAAAAGTGAGCAACTGGCATCAGATTATTACAAGCCCCTGGATAAGCTGATCTATGTAGGGCCAGGTATTAAGGTGGAATCACCGCCGGAGAATGTTGATAATCCTGAGAATCCCCCGAATGAAGTTGAGCCTGACCCGCTTGGCGACAGTACCGGCGAGGCAGCGCCACTGGTGGAACCCGGGCCCCCGGAAACTCCGAGCCCGCAGCCGGAGAATGGGGATGAGGGTACACCGCCCATCACAATATAG
- a CDS encoding IreB family regulatory phosphoprotein — MPQLPGETVSFKLERDDENKVRAILHTVYQALQEKGYNPINQLVGYMISGEPAYITSHSEARNLICKVDRDEIMEVLLKSYLQNSMGKGE, encoded by the coding sequence ATGCCTCAATTACCAGGTGAAACGGTTAGTTTCAAACTGGAAAGGGACGATGAGAATAAAGTTCGTGCCATATTGCATACGGTATACCAGGCTTTACAGGAGAAGGGATATAATCCGATCAATCAACTGGTGGGATATATGATTTCAGGGGAACCAGCATACATAACCAGTCATAGTGAGGCACGCAACTTGATATGCAAAGTAGATCGGGATGAAATAATGGAGGTTTTATTAAAAAGCTACCTGCAAAATAGCATGGGAAAAGGCGAGTAA
- the alaS gene encoding alanine--tRNA ligase, with translation MWSSAEIRKTFLEYFEERGHSVVESSSLVPVNDPTLLFTNAGMNQFKDVFLGLDKRKYVRATSSQKCVRAGGKHNDLDTVGRTPRHHTFFEMLGNFSFGDYFKREAIGYAWEFLTEVVGLPEEKLWVTIYQDDDEAADLWPEISGIDPGRIVRLGEKDNFWSMGDTGPCGPCSEILYDRGIEYSCGAPDCGIGVCDCDRWLEIWNLVFMQFNRDESGEMTPLPRPSIDTGMGLERLSSILQGVDSNFDTDLFIPIIKRIEELTGKAYEQGERGFPFRVIADHSRACSFLIADGVLPSNDGRGYVLRRILRRALRFGRFLGIEGSFLYKNVDVVCDIMQEAYPELLEKQDFIKEVIRLEEERFLLTLNDGLKKAEEIMERARQRGDNVIPGEEAFMLYDTYGFPLDLTEDMAEENQFTLDKAGFDRSMEEQRQRARQANKGEDLLGQERLLSEKLAGIAPSSFTGYENSRDESVLLAIIKGSELMDKALNGEEVILITARTPFYAESGGQVADCGIIKGQEGLLRVQDVKKLSAWILHYGIVEGVLTTGEGVSLQLDDPARMDTARNHTATHLLHRALREVLGEHAQQKGSLVEPARLRFDFSHLKALSSEELSRIEQMVNEAIWKLYPVTTTVTALGQAREMGAMALFGEKYGEEVRVVQVDTYSSELCGGTHVQNTGQIGLFKITGEGSIGSGLRRIEAITGSYALEYIKQLEDELKKAASALRSSPLELAKRIENLNNSLKEKDKEIENLLQRLSRSSSDELVNKAFQLNDAWILIEEVDIEDPGSLRQNAEMLKDKLGRAIVMLASIKGEKVSFVCFVSKDLLEQGLHAGKIVAAAAQVAGGGGGGRPDMAQAGGRDKSKISEALAEARKMVKKTLS, from the coding sequence GTGTGGAGCAGTGCAGAAATCCGGAAAACCTTTCTGGAATATTTTGAAGAAAGAGGGCATAGCGTGGTGGAAAGCTCCTCGCTAGTGCCGGTCAATGACCCCACTCTCTTGTTTACCAATGCCGGCATGAATCAGTTCAAGGATGTTTTCCTGGGACTGGATAAACGCAAATATGTTCGGGCTACCAGCTCCCAGAAGTGCGTTCGGGCAGGAGGGAAACATAATGATCTGGATACCGTAGGGCGAACCCCGCGGCATCACACCTTTTTTGAAATGCTGGGTAACTTTTCTTTCGGTGATTACTTTAAACGCGAGGCTATTGGCTATGCCTGGGAATTCCTTACCGAGGTGGTCGGACTTCCTGAGGAAAAACTCTGGGTAACTATATACCAGGATGATGATGAGGCGGCTGATTTATGGCCGGAAATAAGCGGGATTGACCCCGGGCGAATTGTCAGGTTGGGGGAAAAGGATAATTTTTGGAGCATGGGGGATACCGGTCCCTGTGGTCCCTGCAGCGAAATACTCTATGACCGGGGAATTGAGTATTCCTGCGGAGCTCCCGACTGTGGCATCGGGGTTTGCGATTGTGACCGCTGGCTGGAAATCTGGAACCTGGTCTTTATGCAGTTTAACCGGGATGAAAGCGGCGAGATGACTCCGCTGCCCCGCCCCAGTATTGATACCGGCATGGGCTTGGAAAGATTGAGTTCAATTTTACAGGGAGTGGACAGCAATTTTGATACGGATTTATTTATCCCCATTATTAAAAGGATTGAAGAACTGACCGGAAAAGCCTATGAGCAGGGGGAAAGAGGTTTTCCCTTCCGCGTAATTGCTGACCACAGCCGGGCCTGCAGTTTTTTGATTGCCGATGGTGTGCTTCCCAGTAATGATGGACGGGGTTATGTTCTGCGCCGAATATTGCGCCGTGCCTTGCGTTTTGGACGATTCCTGGGCATTGAGGGCTCTTTCCTCTATAAAAATGTGGATGTGGTCTGTGACATAATGCAAGAAGCTTATCCCGAGTTGCTGGAAAAACAGGATTTTATCAAAGAAGTAATTCGTTTGGAAGAAGAACGATTTCTGCTTACCTTGAATGATGGTTTGAAAAAAGCGGAAGAAATAATGGAGCGGGCGCGGCAGCGGGGTGATAATGTAATTCCGGGAGAAGAAGCGTTTATGCTTTATGATACATATGGCTTTCCTTTGGATTTAACTGAAGATATGGCGGAAGAAAACCAATTCACGCTGGACAAAGCGGGTTTTGACCGGAGTATGGAAGAGCAGCGTCAACGGGCGCGGCAGGCCAACAAAGGGGAAGATTTACTAGGACAGGAGCGCCTGTTGTCGGAAAAACTTGCGGGCATCGCCCCCAGCAGCTTTACCGGTTACGAAAATAGCAGGGATGAGTCCGTGCTCCTGGCCATTATTAAAGGCAGCGAACTGATGGATAAAGCGCTTAATGGCGAAGAAGTGATTTTAATTACGGCCCGAACTCCTTTTTATGCGGAGAGCGGGGGACAGGTAGCGGACTGTGGTATTATAAAGGGACAGGAAGGATTACTACGGGTGCAGGATGTCAAGAAGCTCAGTGCCTGGATTCTCCATTATGGAATAGTGGAGGGGGTCCTAACAACTGGTGAAGGGGTTAGTTTGCAGCTGGATGACCCGGCCCGGATGGATACGGCCAGAAACCATACTGCCACTCATCTTTTGCACCGGGCCCTGCGTGAAGTGCTGGGGGAACACGCCCAGCAGAAAGGTTCGCTGGTTGAACCCGCCCGCCTGCGCTTTGATTTTTCTCACCTCAAGGCTCTAAGTAGTGAAGAACTTTCCCGGATTGAGCAGATGGTAAATGAGGCCATATGGAAGCTTTATCCCGTGACCACCACGGTAACCGCTCTGGGCCAGGCCCGGGAAATGGGGGCTATGGCCCTTTTCGGAGAAAAATATGGGGAAGAAGTAAGAGTGGTTCAGGTTGATACATACAGCAGCGAACTCTGCGGTGGTACTCATGTACAAAACACTGGCCAAATTGGTTTGTTTAAAATTACCGGAGAAGGAAGCATTGGCTCAGGACTGAGAAGAATTGAAGCCATAACCGGTAGCTATGCCCTGGAATATATCAAACAGCTGGAAGACGAGTTAAAAAAGGCGGCTTCCGCTTTGCGCAGCTCACCGCTGGAGCTGGCAAAAAGGATTGAAAATTTGAATAACTCACTGAAGGAAAAAGATAAAGAGATTGAAAACCTGCTGCAGCGTTTATCGCGTTCTTCCAGTGATGAACTGGTGAACAAGGCCTTCCAGTTAAATGATGCCTGGATCTTGATTGAAGAGGTGGATATTGAAGACCCGGGCAGCCTGCGCCAAAACGCCGAGATGCTGAAGGATAAGTTGGGCCGGGCTATAGTTATGTTGGCTTCAATAAAAGGGGAAAAAGTATCTTTTGTTTGTTTTGTGAGCAAAGATTTGCTGGAGCAGGGACTCCATGCCGGCAAGATAGTTGCTGCCGCCGCTCAAGTAGCTGGAGGCGGAGGTGGAGGGCGTCCAGATATGGCCCAGGCTGGAGGCAGGGACAAGAGCAAAATTTCTGAGGCTTTGGCCGAAGCCAGAAAAATGGTGAAAAAAACCTTATCCTAA